From Streptomyces griseorubiginosus, one genomic window encodes:
- a CDS encoding WhiB family transcriptional regulator, giving the protein MISSSDWSERGLCRTADPDELFVEGAAQNRAKAVCNGCPSRTECLAYALDHRIEHGVWGGMTERDRRALLRRRPTVTSWQRLLELARAEHEEQPHTAAPGTDKVRPLPAVC; this is encoded by the coding sequence GTGATATCGAGTTCCGACTGGAGTGAGCGGGGGCTGTGCCGGACCGCTGATCCGGACGAGCTGTTCGTCGAGGGCGCGGCACAGAATCGCGCGAAAGCGGTGTGCAACGGCTGCCCCTCCCGCACCGAGTGCCTGGCCTACGCCTTGGACCACCGCATCGAGCACGGCGTGTGGGGTGGCATGACCGAACGCGACAGGCGAGCTCTGCTGCGCCGCCGACCGACCGTGACGTCGTGGCAACGCCTGCTCGAACTGGCCCGCGCCGAGCACGAAGAACAGCCCCACACCGCTGCCCCCGGCACAGACAAGGTCCGTCCACTTCCCGCGGTCTGCTGA
- a CDS encoding isopenicillin N synthase family dioxygenase, with protein MSQPASLPVIDLSAPDRDALHRAARDVGFFQLVGHGITPAEQARLLGTARDFFTLPEADRHALDNLNSPHFRGYTRTGNEHTQGRRDWRDQLDISNELPAHVPAPGEPPYWWLEGPNQWPPALPVLREVALEWMARLSTVAHRLLHELLAAVGGPEDFYDDAFSGHPRNHLKLVRYPGRAPEGDDQGVGVHKDYGFLTLLLTDEVPGLQVETPDGQGFIDVPYLPGAFVVNLGELLEVATNGYLKATNHRVVSPPGSRERFSAPFFYNPRLDARIAPLPFPGASAATGVTEDPDNPLFAEFGWNELKGWVRAHPAVVKKHHPELTVA; from the coding sequence ATGTCCCAGCCCGCCTCCCTCCCGGTGATCGACCTGTCCGCTCCCGACCGTGACGCGCTCCACCGGGCCGCCCGTGACGTCGGCTTCTTCCAGCTGGTCGGGCACGGCATCACCCCCGCCGAGCAGGCCCGGCTGCTCGGTACCGCCCGCGACTTCTTCACCCTGCCCGAGGCCGACCGGCACGCCCTCGACAACCTCAACTCGCCCCACTTCCGCGGCTACACACGGACCGGCAACGAGCACACCCAGGGCCGCCGCGACTGGCGCGACCAGCTCGACATCAGCAACGAGCTGCCCGCTCACGTGCCGGCCCCGGGCGAGCCGCCCTACTGGTGGCTGGAGGGGCCGAACCAGTGGCCCCCGGCCCTGCCCGTCCTGCGTGAGGTCGCCCTGGAGTGGATGGCCCGGCTCAGCACAGTCGCCCACCGATTGCTGCACGAGCTGCTCGCGGCCGTCGGCGGGCCCGAGGACTTCTACGACGACGCCTTCTCCGGCCACCCGCGCAACCACCTGAAACTGGTCCGGTACCCGGGCCGGGCACCGGAGGGGGACGACCAGGGCGTGGGCGTGCACAAGGACTACGGCTTCCTGACCCTGCTGCTGACGGACGAGGTGCCCGGACTCCAGGTGGAGACGCCGGACGGGCAGGGCTTCATCGATGTGCCGTATCTGCCGGGGGCGTTCGTGGTGAACCTCGGCGAGCTGCTGGAGGTCGCGACGAACGGCTACCTGAAGGCGACGAACCACCGCGTGGTGTCTCCCCCGGGATCACGCGAGCGCTTCTCCGCACCGTTCTTCTACAACCCCCGGCTCGACGCCCGGATCGCCCCGCTCCCCTTCCCCGGAGCGTCGGCCGCGACGGGCGTGACGGAGGACCCGGACAACCCGCTGTTCGCGGAGTTCGGCTGGAACGAGCTCAAGGGCTGGGTCCGCGCCCACCCCGCGGTGGTGAAGAAGCATCATCCGGAGCTGACCGTCGCTTGA
- the mmuM gene encoding homocysteine S-methyltransferase, with amino-acid sequence MTTFRDALAAGPLVLDGGMSNELEAQGHDLSGILWSARLLRDAPEAITAVHRAYFTAGAQVAITAGYQATYDGFGRLGISRTETTALLRRSVSLAREAAEAAASEGGGRRWVAASVGPYGAMLADGSEYRGDYGLSVAELTRFHRPRLEALAEAAPDVFAVETIPDLREAEAVLTALDGLGIPAWLSYSIRGTTTSAGQPLTEAFALARSSDAVVATGVNCAPAADAAAALALNTGLPGVVYPNGGGVWDPGTRSWLGAQDEIADLAPSWLAAGAALVGGCCRVGPAEIKELADRLDATPTGR; translated from the coding sequence GTGACGACCTTCCGCGACGCCCTGGCCGCCGGCCCCCTCGTCCTGGACGGCGGCATGTCCAACGAGCTGGAGGCCCAGGGCCACGATCTGAGCGGCATCCTCTGGTCCGCCCGCCTGCTCCGCGACGCCCCCGAGGCGATCACGGCGGTCCACCGCGCCTATTTCACGGCGGGCGCGCAGGTCGCCATCACGGCCGGTTACCAGGCCACCTACGACGGTTTCGGCCGCCTGGGCATCTCCCGCACCGAGACCACGGCACTGTTGCGGCGCAGCGTGTCCCTGGCCCGCGAGGCCGCCGAAGCCGCCGCGTCCGAGGGAGGCGGCAGGCGCTGGGTCGCGGCGTCCGTGGGCCCCTACGGCGCGATGCTGGCCGACGGCTCGGAATACCGGGGCGACTACGGCCTCAGCGTGGCCGAGCTGACCCGTTTCCACCGGCCCCGGCTGGAGGCGCTGGCCGAGGCGGCCCCCGACGTCTTCGCCGTCGAGACCATCCCCGACCTGCGGGAGGCCGAGGCCGTGCTGACCGCACTGGACGGCCTGGGCATCCCGGCCTGGCTCTCGTACAGCATCCGCGGGACGACCACCAGCGCGGGACAGCCGCTGACGGAGGCCTTCGCGCTGGCCCGGAGCAGTGACGCCGTGGTCGCGACGGGGGTGAACTGCGCCCCCGCCGCCGACGCGGCCGCCGCGCTGGCCCTGAACACCGGGCTGCCCGGCGTCGTCTATCCGAACGGTGGCGGCGTCTGGGATCCCGGAACCCGTAGCTGGCTCGGCGCCCAGGACGAGATCGCGGACCTGGCACCCTCCTGGCTCGCCGCCGGCGCGGCGCTCGTCGGCGGCTGTTGCCGGGTCGGCCCCGCCGAGATCAAGGAACTGGCCGACCGCCTCGACGCCACACCGACAGGCCGCTGA
- a CDS encoding amino acid ABC transporter ATP-binding protein → MIEATGVRKSFAGREVLRGIDLSVPRGTVTCVIGPSGSGKSTFLRCVNRLERPDGGRILVDGEPIGYEPYRDGLRELRRRDLARQRRDIGMVFQRFHLFPHLTALANVVEGPVGAGRPRARATEEALALLDRVGLADRRDAYPAQLSGGQQQRVAIARALAMRPKLMLFDEPTSALDPELVGEVLDVMRGLAADGMTMLVVTHELGFAREVADEVVFFDDGQILESGPPTRVLTAPDHPRTRDFVTRVL, encoded by the coding sequence ATGATCGAGGCCACCGGTGTGCGCAAGTCCTTCGCCGGGCGGGAGGTGCTGCGCGGAATCGACCTGTCCGTACCGCGCGGGACGGTCACCTGTGTGATCGGGCCCTCCGGGTCGGGGAAGTCCACCTTCCTGCGATGCGTGAACCGTCTGGAGCGGCCTGACGGCGGCCGGATCCTGGTGGACGGCGAACCGATCGGGTACGAGCCGTACCGGGACGGGCTGCGCGAACTGCGCCGCCGCGACCTGGCCCGGCAACGCCGTGACATCGGCATGGTCTTCCAGCGATTCCACCTCTTCCCGCACCTGACGGCCCTCGCCAACGTCGTCGAGGGGCCGGTCGGCGCGGGCCGCCCCCGCGCCCGGGCCACCGAGGAGGCGCTGGCCCTCCTCGACCGGGTCGGTCTCGCCGACCGCCGGGACGCCTACCCCGCCCAGCTCTCCGGCGGCCAGCAGCAACGCGTCGCCATCGCCCGCGCGTTGGCGATGCGGCCGAAGCTCATGCTGTTCGACGAGCCGACCTCCGCCCTCGACCCGGAACTGGTCGGCGAGGTCCTGGACGTCATGCGCGGCCTCGCCGCCGACGGCATGACGATGCTCGTCGTCACCCACGAGCTGGGCTTCGCCCGCGAGGTCGCCGACGAAGTCGTCTTCTTCGACGACGGACAGATCCTGGAGTCCGGACCACCCACCCGCGTCCTGACCGCCCCCGACCATCCCCGTACCCGCGACTTCGTGACGAGAGTGCTGTGA
- a CDS encoding amino acid ABC transporter permease, translating to MSAELPVYRRRRPGQWVLTLVVVLLAASLAQSLITNRRFGWETVGAWLFSRTVLRGLLTTLELTAAAMAIGLVLGIALALMRLSENPVARTVSWAYIWLFRGTPLLVQLLFWGFISALYPTLSLHLPLLPAIGDVPANSVITTFTAALLGLGLNEAAYLAEIIRAGIVSVDHGQLEAADALGLSRARTLRRIVLPQAMRVIIPPVGNETISMLKTTSLVSVLAYAELLYSVQIVYARTYETIPLLIVASIWYLAVTTLLNIGQHYLERHFAKGGSR from the coding sequence ATGAGCGCGGAGTTGCCGGTCTACCGACGTCGCCGACCGGGGCAGTGGGTGCTGACCCTCGTGGTCGTGCTCCTGGCCGCGAGCCTGGCCCAGTCGCTGATCACGAACCGGCGCTTCGGCTGGGAGACGGTCGGCGCCTGGCTGTTCAGCCGGACCGTGCTGCGGGGCCTGCTGACCACCCTGGAACTCACCGCCGCCGCCATGGCGATCGGGCTCGTGCTCGGCATCGCGCTGGCACTCATGCGGCTGTCGGAGAACCCCGTTGCCCGGACGGTCAGTTGGGCCTATATCTGGCTCTTCCGGGGCACCCCGCTCCTGGTCCAGCTGCTGTTCTGGGGTTTCATCTCCGCCCTGTACCCGACGCTGTCCCTGCACCTGCCCCTCCTGCCGGCGATCGGCGACGTCCCCGCGAACTCCGTCATCACGACCTTCACCGCGGCCCTGCTGGGCCTCGGCCTCAACGAGGCCGCCTATCTCGCCGAGATCATCCGGGCCGGGATCGTCTCGGTCGACCACGGTCAGCTGGAGGCGGCGGACGCGCTGGGCCTGTCCCGGGCCCGGACCCTGCGCCGGATCGTCCTGCCCCAGGCGATGCGGGTGATCATCCCGCCGGTCGGCAACGAGACCATCTCCATGCTCAAGACGACCTCCCTGGTGAGCGTGCTGGCCTACGCGGAGCTGCTGTACTCCGTGCAGATCGTGTACGCCCGCACCTACGAGACGATCCCGCTGCTGATCGTCGCCAGCATCTGGTACCTGGCCGTGACGACCCTGCTGAACATCGGCCAGCACTACCTCGAACGGCACTTCGCGAAGGGCGGCAGCCGATGA
- a CDS encoding ABC transporter substrate-binding protein produces the protein MSALRPLVLLGSAALLLAGCADPSDPAGASSSASRATAPIAKNAALAAKVPAALKASGITVASDVSYPPMDFFAADNKTVVGAEADLDKAIGTVLGVKVTIVNVPFDSILPGLQSGKYQLGVSSFTDTAEREKVVDFVTYFDAGTSLLVPSGNPEALKPQGDSLCGRTVAVAKGSTQALVDLPARAKTCKTPIKVGTFPDGTGVNLAVTSGRADAALADSPVAAYAAKQSGGKLEVAGDSYGNAPFGIAVPKNSELTGLLKSALEDLKASGGYQQVLAKWGLESGALDEFEINAAS, from the coding sequence TTGTCCGCTCTGCGCCCGCTAGTACTCCTCGGTTCCGCGGCACTGCTCCTGGCGGGCTGCGCCGACCCCTCCGACCCGGCCGGTGCCTCCTCCAGCGCCTCCCGGGCCACGGCTCCGATCGCGAAGAACGCCGCGCTCGCCGCCAAGGTCCCGGCCGCCCTGAAGGCGAGCGGGATCACGGTCGCCAGTGACGTCAGCTACCCGCCGATGGACTTCTTCGCCGCCGACAACAAGACGGTCGTCGGTGCCGAGGCCGACCTGGACAAGGCCATCGGCACCGTCCTCGGCGTCAAGGTCACCATCGTGAACGTGCCCTTCGACTCGATCCTGCCGGGCCTGCAGTCGGGCAAGTACCAGCTCGGCGTCTCCTCCTTCACGGACACCGCCGAGCGGGAGAAGGTCGTCGACTTCGTCACCTACTTCGACGCGGGCACGTCCCTGCTGGTCCCGTCGGGCAATCCCGAGGCGCTGAAGCCCCAGGGCGACTCTCTGTGCGGCCGTACCGTCGCCGTGGCGAAGGGGTCCACGCAGGCGCTCGTGGACCTGCCGGCCCGGGCGAAGACCTGCAAGACGCCGATCAAGGTCGGCACCTTCCCGGACGGCACCGGTGTGAACCTCGCCGTGACCAGCGGCCGCGCCGACGCCGCCCTGGCCGACTCGCCGGTCGCCGCCTATGCCGCCAAGCAGTCCGGCGGCAAGCTGGAGGTGGCCGGCGACTCGTACGGCAACGCGCCCTTCGGCATCGCCGTACCGAAGAACAGCGAGCTGACCGGGCTGCTCAAGTCGGCTCTGGAGGACCTCAAGGCGAGCGGCGGTTACCAGCAGGTCCTCGCCAAGTGGGGCCTGGAGTCCGGCGCCCTGGACGAGTTCGAGATCAACGCGGCCTCATGA
- a CDS encoding IclR family transcriptional regulator: MTTDSSLKRGLAVLRLFARHPSQDPRGHTAAEVAALLGRERSQVSRILRNLESARFLRRDPASLRYSVAWELYARAQQITEARLRRDGRTALEGVAADTGECAYLGVLRGASSVTILESMPPALSSFVSWVGRAYPAYCSDAGQALLFDADDTEVAAVLARTAFVRHGPNTPADLDDFMTRLDAARKRGYSIVDQEAEPGLYSLAAPVRDFRGEIVAAVQVVGPRRRLEPATAACADSVVRWSDWLTAALCSTDGETDAD, encoded by the coding sequence ATGACCACCGACAGCAGCCTGAAACGCGGCCTGGCCGTACTGCGACTCTTCGCCCGGCACCCGTCGCAGGACCCGCGCGGCCACACCGCCGCCGAGGTCGCGGCGCTGCTTGGGCGCGAACGCAGCCAGGTCTCCCGCATCCTGCGGAACCTCGAAAGCGCCCGCTTCCTGCGCCGTGATCCCGCGTCGCTGCGCTACTCCGTCGCCTGGGAGCTGTACGCCCGTGCCCAGCAGATCACCGAGGCACGACTGCGCCGGGACGGCCGCACCGCGCTGGAGGGCGTCGCCGCCGACACGGGGGAGTGCGCCTACCTGGGAGTCCTGCGGGGCGCCAGCTCGGTGACGATCCTCGAGTCGATGCCGCCTGCGCTGTCCTCGTTCGTGTCCTGGGTGGGCCGCGCCTATCCCGCGTACTGCAGCGACGCCGGACAGGCCCTGCTGTTCGACGCCGACGACACCGAGGTGGCGGCCGTCCTCGCACGCACCGCCTTCGTCCGGCACGGCCCCAACACCCCGGCCGACCTGGACGACTTCATGACCCGGCTGGACGCGGCCCGCAAGCGCGGCTACTCGATCGTCGACCAGGAGGCCGAGCCCGGCCTGTACTCGCTCGCCGCTCCGGTCAGGGACTTCCGGGGGGAGATCGTGGCCGCCGTGCAGGTCGTCGGCCCCCGCCGCCGGCTGGAGCCCGCGACGGCCGCCTGCGCGGACTCGGTGGTCCGCTGGAGCGACTGGCTGACGGCGGCGCTGTGTTCCACGGACGGAGAAACGGACGCGGACTGA
- a CDS encoding IclR family transcriptional regulator domain-containing protein, whose product MDVATGALPRGLGLVERVLRGELDSRGGPGVVRLAEDSGLDKGQASRLLRDLVGTGTLARDGHEFRAGADLLAVAAQAGPWGVESRALLRGLVVRFGACAYVDVLRGAMVLSVRAELAAWAEFSWARAGRLTPVWCTGAGRALLFDRSREEIARLLGGEDFIGAGGPYAPRTVEELLARVTADAGRGIAVCESEYDEDVLEVAAPVRDPHGDVVAAVSAVVPHAAARDDREELVTAIGDAAARLASLLG is encoded by the coding sequence ATGGACGTGGCGACGGGTGCACTGCCTCGAGGGCTCGGGCTGGTGGAGCGGGTGCTCCGCGGGGAGCTCGACAGCCGAGGGGGACCCGGTGTGGTCCGGCTGGCGGAGGACAGCGGGCTGGACAAGGGGCAGGCGTCGCGGCTGCTGCGGGATCTGGTCGGCACCGGGACACTCGCCCGGGACGGCCACGAGTTCCGCGCCGGGGCGGATCTGCTGGCCGTCGCGGCCCAGGCCGGTCCGTGGGGCGTGGAGAGCCGGGCGCTGCTGCGGGGGCTGGTGGTCCGGTTCGGGGCGTGTGCGTACGTGGACGTGCTCCGCGGGGCGATGGTGCTCTCGGTGCGGGCCGAGCTGGCGGCCTGGGCCGAGTTCTCCTGGGCGCGGGCGGGGCGGCTGACTCCGGTCTGGTGCACCGGGGCGGGACGGGCACTGCTCTTCGACCGGTCCCGGGAGGAGATCGCCCGACTCCTCGGCGGCGAGGACTTCATCGGGGCGGGTGGCCCCTACGCGCCGCGGACCGTGGAGGAGTTGCTGGCGCGGGTCACCGCGGACGCCGGACGTGGGATCGCGGTCTGCGAGAGCGAGTACGACGAGGACGTACTGGAGGTGGCGGCGCCGGTGCGGGATCCGCACGGAGATGTCGTCGCGGCGGTCAGCGCGGTCGTACCGCACGCGGCGGCCAGGGACGACCGGGAGGAGCTCGTCACCGCGATCGGTGACGCGGCGGCGCGGCTGGCCTCCCTGCTCGGCTGA
- a CDS encoding sulfite oxidase, with protein sequence MSASRSAAHHEIAYDRRRLRQWLAGEARADGVTRRRLLTLLAATATATALPVRNPAHAADSPIVKPLPPESFIQRGTNAETRWEALRGTGHHTPNALFFVRNHTATPVLDAGDWRLRLWGDGLRGTPAEDKPVEFGYDDLRALPAVTRTAFVECAGNGRSFYTTQQGETVTGTAWTLGAVGVARWRGVRLADVLRRAGLSPYAVDVQPRGLDAEYVSGGESLGRVRRPLPVAKALDDVLLAYEMNGEPLPYDHGYPVRVLVPSWVGIASIKWVGDIQVSAQPLYSPWNTTFYRLFGPSYPEHGSAPLTRQTLKSAFELASGATFAAGESHVLHGRSWSGAGGIARVDVSTDGGTHWRRARLHDRPRPGTWTRWSLPWTPGTPGPTHLLARATDTAGRTQPDTAVPNTQGYLFDAVVRHPVTVV encoded by the coding sequence ATGTCCGCTTCCCGCTCCGCCGCCCACCACGAGATCGCCTACGACCGCCGCAGGCTGCGCCAGTGGCTCGCCGGCGAGGCCAGAGCGGACGGCGTCACGCGGCGTCGGCTGCTGACCCTGCTGGCCGCGACCGCGACCGCCACCGCCCTCCCCGTGCGGAATCCGGCGCACGCCGCCGACTCCCCGATCGTCAAGCCGTTGCCGCCCGAGTCGTTCATCCAGCGCGGCACCAACGCCGAGACCCGCTGGGAGGCGCTGCGCGGAACCGGTCATCACACCCCCAACGCACTGTTCTTCGTCCGCAACCACACCGCGACGCCCGTCCTGGACGCGGGCGACTGGCGGCTGAGACTGTGGGGTGACGGGCTGCGCGGCACGCCCGCCGAGGACAAGCCGGTGGAGTTCGGCTACGACGATCTGCGCGCCCTGCCCGCCGTCACCCGGACCGCGTTCGTCGAGTGCGCCGGAAACGGCCGCAGTTTCTACACGACACAGCAGGGCGAGACGGTCACCGGTACCGCGTGGACGCTGGGAGCGGTCGGCGTCGCGCGCTGGCGCGGGGTGCGTCTGGCCGACGTACTGCGCAGGGCCGGGCTGTCCCCGTACGCCGTGGACGTGCAGCCCCGTGGCCTGGACGCCGAGTACGTCAGCGGTGGCGAGAGCCTGGGGCGGGTACGTCGGCCGCTGCCCGTGGCCAAGGCGCTGGACGACGTGCTGCTCGCGTACGAGATGAACGGCGAGCCGCTGCCGTACGACCACGGGTACCCGGTGCGGGTGCTCGTGCCCTCGTGGGTGGGGATCGCCTCGATCAAGTGGGTCGGCGACATCCAGGTGTCGGCACAGCCCCTGTACTCCCCGTGGAACACCACCTTCTACCGGCTGTTCGGGCCCTCCTACCCGGAGCACGGCAGTGCGCCGCTGACCCGGCAGACGCTCAAGAGCGCCTTCGAGCTGGCGAGCGGCGCGACGTTCGCGGCGGGGGAGAGCCACGTGCTGCACGGCCGGTCCTGGTCGGGCGCGGGCGGCATCGCGCGGGTCGACGTCAGCACCGACGGAGGGACGCACTGGCGGCGCGCCCGACTGCACGACCGGCCGCGTCCCGGCACCTGGACGCGCTGGTCCCTCCCGTGGACGCCCGGGACACCTGGTCCGACCCACCTGCTGGCCCGCGCCACGGACACGGCGGGCCGGACCCAGCCGGACACCGCCGTGCCCAACACGCAGGGCTATCTGTTCGACGCGGTCGTGCGGCACCCGGTGACCGTGGTCTGA
- a CDS encoding DUF1684 domain-containing protein, giving the protein MTTEATTTDLHAFTETWLEWYRAQEARLAAPHGFLAITGLHWLDDRPQRFPDAPGAWRTGPEGVVVELDEDEELVVDGTPVHGEHRFGVLPERGGVDAVWNDAVIEVAKRGGQDILRPRHPDAPLRTSFTGTPAYAPDPRWAVTGRYVPFDAPRPTTVGAAVEGLEHVYDAPGRVEFELDGNPLSLTAFPGPGAGLTVLFTDATSGVTTYAANRTLSLDPPAADGTVVLDFNRAANLPCAYTDLATCPLPPAENRLPVAIEAGQKIPRERGGV; this is encoded by the coding sequence ATGACCACCGAGGCCACCACCACGGACCTCCACGCGTTCACCGAGACCTGGCTGGAGTGGTACCGCGCCCAGGAGGCCCGGCTCGCCGCCCCGCACGGGTTCCTGGCGATCACCGGCCTGCACTGGCTCGACGACCGCCCCCAGCGCTTCCCGGACGCGCCGGGCGCGTGGCGCACCGGCCCCGAGGGCGTCGTCGTAGAACTCGACGAGGACGAGGAACTGGTCGTCGACGGGACTCCGGTGCACGGCGAGCACCGCTTCGGCGTGCTCCCCGAGCGCGGCGGGGTGGACGCCGTCTGGAACGACGCCGTCATCGAGGTCGCCAAGCGCGGCGGCCAGGACATCCTGCGCCCCCGGCACCCGGACGCACCGCTGCGCACCTCCTTCACCGGAACACCCGCCTACGCCCCCGACCCGCGCTGGGCCGTGACGGGCCGCTACGTCCCCTTCGACGCACCGCGGCCGACCACCGTGGGCGCCGCGGTCGAGGGCCTCGAGCACGTGTACGACGCTCCGGGCCGGGTCGAGTTCGAGCTGGACGGGAACCCGCTGTCGCTGACCGCGTTTCCCGGCCCTGGTGCGGGTCTGACGGTGCTGTTCACCGACGCGACCTCCGGGGTCACCACCTACGCCGCCAACCGGACCCTGTCCCTCGATCCGCCCGCCGCCGACGGCACGGTCGTCCTGGACTTCAACCGCGCCGCGAACCTGCCGTGCGCCTACACGGACCTGGCGACCTGCCCGCTGCCCCCGGCCGAGAACCGGCTGCCGGTGGCGATCGAGGCCGGCCAGAAGATCCCCCGCGAACGCGGCGGCGTGTGA
- a CDS encoding LLM class F420-dependent oxidoreductase translates to MTLGVALNASDAPNQVDATVQLAQEAREFGLTSAWFGQTFGADSPQLAAIVGRAVPGLQVGTSAIPVFGRHPLLVSSQAQTAQAATHGRYHLGLALGTKLLTETGFGLPFERPIARLREFLTALRQLTDTGTADFHGELITATTPIPARVPGAESGVPLLVAAMGPQALRVSGELADGILPYLAGPRALADHIVPALTAAAEAAGRPAPRIVALVPGVVTDDVDTVRAKATEDLAFYEQFPSYARVIELSGARRAADLAVIGDEKTVEAEVRRYRDAGATEVVFSVTEMAGDADRRRTWRLLGELAR, encoded by the coding sequence ATGACTCTTGGAGTAGCGCTCAACGCGTCCGACGCGCCGAACCAGGTCGACGCGACCGTCCAACTGGCCCAGGAGGCCCGGGAGTTCGGTCTCACGTCGGCCTGGTTCGGGCAGACCTTCGGCGCGGACTCCCCCCAGCTCGCGGCGATCGTCGGGCGGGCGGTCCCCGGACTGCAGGTCGGCACCTCCGCGATCCCCGTCTTCGGCCGCCACCCCCTGCTGGTCTCCAGCCAGGCCCAGACCGCCCAGGCCGCGACCCACGGCCGCTATCACCTCGGGCTGGCTCTGGGCACGAAACTGCTGACCGAGACGGGCTTCGGCCTGCCCTTCGAACGGCCCATCGCCCGACTGCGCGAATTCCTCACCGCCCTGCGGCAGTTGACCGACACCGGCACGGCCGACTTCCACGGCGAGCTGATCACCGCCACCACCCCCATCCCGGCACGGGTACCGGGTGCCGAGAGCGGAGTCCCCCTGCTCGTCGCCGCGATGGGGCCACAGGCGCTGCGGGTCAGCGGTGAGTTGGCCGACGGGATCCTGCCCTATCTGGCGGGACCGCGAGCCCTGGCGGACCACATCGTGCCCGCCCTGACCGCCGCGGCCGAGGCCGCGGGCCGCCCCGCGCCCAGGATCGTGGCCCTGGTGCCCGGTGTGGTCACCGACGACGTCGACACGGTACGGGCCAAGGCCACCGAGGACCTCGCCTTCTACGAACAGTTCCCGTCCTACGCACGGGTCATCGAGCTCTCCGGCGCCCGGCGGGCCGCCGACCTGGCCGTGATCGGCGACGAGAAGACCGTCGAGGCCGAGGTACGCCGTTACCGCGACGCCGGCGCCACCGAGGTCGTCTTCTCGGTCACCGAGATGGCAGGAGACGCCGACCGCCGTCGCACCTGGCGACTCCTCGGCGAACTGGCCCGCTGA